A window of Chromatiaceae bacterium contains these coding sequences:
- a CDS encoding S26 family signal peptidase — translation MTAILYLLSLGLCFTSPLSLAKRRFAQVTYTAGFMLVSLVIFSCGFIYKHHWLGIHIYFVPSMSMYPTLKPGHFILLDTWVYRDVAPQLNDVVVFQHDGEGQWLVKRLSNWPDGELQHHDLFYMLGDNRRVSLDSRSFGGIAEQQLVGKVRLVLLGIDQKHQLVVDSLLKPVQ, via the coding sequence ATGACAGCGATCCTCTACCTTCTCAGTCTCGGACTGTGCTTCACCAGCCCACTATCTCTCGCTAAACGACGTTTTGCACAAGTCACTTACACGGCGGGCTTTATGTTGGTTAGTCTGGTAATTTTCTCGTGCGGTTTTATCTACAAACATCACTGGTTGGGCATTCATATTTACTTCGTGCCAAGTATGTCAATGTACCCTACGTTAAAACCTGGCCATTTTATCTTGTTGGATACCTGGGTCTATCGAGACGTGGCTCCGCAGCTGAATGACGTGGTGGTTTTCCAACACGATGGTGAAGGTCAGTGGCTGGTGAAGCGACTATCAAACTGGCCGGATGGCGAGCTGCAACACCATGACTTGTTCTATATGTTAGGGGACAACCGCCGTGTTAGCCTTGACAGCCGCAGTTTTGGCGGAATAGCGGAACAGCAGCTGGTCGGCAAAGTACGGCTGGTGCTATTGGGAATAGATCAGAAACACCAACTTGTAGTGGATAGCTTGTTAAAGCCCGTCCAATAA
- a CDS encoding Rpn family recombination-promoting nuclease/putative transposase yields MVKAILGAENNKPLLISFLNSVIKPDSPITVVDILNPYNEKEFIGDKLSIVDIKAQDDQQRLFQIEIQMAIFPHLPARMLYTWSDIYAAQLQDGEQYTDLHPVISIWLLADNLFPSTTVAHHHFQMADLAQQKILNDHCSLHI; encoded by the coding sequence ATTGTCAAGGCCATTCTCGGTGCTGAAAACAATAAACCCCTACTGATCAGTTTTCTCAACAGCGTGATTAAACCCGACTCCCCGATAACGGTGGTGGATATCCTCAATCCCTACAACGAAAAGGAATTTATCGGGGATAAACTCTCGATTGTTGATATCAAAGCGCAAGACGATCAACAAAGACTCTTCCAGATTGAAATCCAGATGGCGATATTCCCGCATCTGCCTGCCAGGATGCTTTATACCTGGAGTGATATCTATGCGGCGCAATTACAGGACGGTGAGCAGTATACTGATCTGCATCCGGTCATTTCCATCTGGCTATTGGCCGACAACCTGTTCCCGTCAACTACCGTAGCCCATCACCATTTTCAAATGGCGGATCTGGCACAGCAGAAAATTTTAAATGACCATTGCAGCCTGCATATCTGA
- a CDS encoding PD40 domain-containing protein, whose translation MYTGKWVWRLIAVTVIASSAACGGGGSGGAAPGTGEINGDLPNMGLQGTLYYFGTSGFESIDLTNPVIKNMGVGRPPLLALSTSNDGTEHTLNIRTDQVFFEKIVIMDNHEKVISSFSIESYATGLAQQSPDKQFIAAGVEPYGFYNIPYGRARELRIYDRSGTILRDIEDDEENNWIHSSWAWTQDGRLLISFSKRGLYILDDVLGSQPRLLKSFMRSSDSITTPLYMTVSPDNTKVAFTLYDDRQLYVMNLDGTGLVQITKSDITVITGGIAWSPDGQFLAVTAASFPANICLGRDTLLIRSVAKNAELPDLWGHTNPEYTWDSPYNFQSDDVFQLEYVSDSGYLIHGLCVHENLSWR comes from the coding sequence ATGTATACAGGTAAGTGGGTCTGGCGTTTAATTGCGGTAACAGTAATTGCTTCGAGTGCGGCTTGTGGAGGGGGCGGTTCCGGCGGAGCAGCTCCGGGTACCGGTGAAATTAATGGGGACTTGCCCAATATGGGTTTACAAGGGACCTTGTATTACTTCGGGACTAGTGGTTTTGAAAGCATAGACCTGACCAATCCCGTCATAAAAAATATGGGGGTCGGACGCCCTCCTCTATTGGCTTTATCTACATCGAATGATGGTACGGAACACACGCTGAATATCCGAACAGACCAGGTTTTTTTTGAAAAAATTGTTATTATGGATAACCATGAAAAGGTGATTAGCAGTTTCTCAATAGAGTCTTATGCGACTGGTTTAGCTCAGCAATCTCCCGATAAGCAATTCATAGCGGCTGGAGTGGAACCGTATGGTTTCTACAACATTCCATACGGTCGGGCAAGAGAGCTGAGGATCTATGATCGAAGCGGTACGATACTGCGCGATATTGAGGATGACGAAGAAAACAACTGGATTCATAGCAGTTGGGCATGGACTCAGGATGGGAGGTTGCTCATTAGTTTTTCCAAACGGGGCCTTTATATCCTGGATGATGTTTTGGGAAGTCAGCCACGATTGCTGAAGAGCTTCATGCGGAGCTCTGATAGTATTACGACGCCTCTCTATATGACGGTTAGTCCGGACAATACGAAGGTTGCATTCACTTTGTATGACGATCGCCAATTGTATGTCATGAATCTAGACGGCACTGGTCTTGTACAAATTACGAAATCAGACATTACAGTTATTACTGGGGGTATCGCCTGGTCACCAGATGGTCAGTTTTTGGCCGTGACAGCTGCATCATTCCCCGCCAATATCTGTTTGGGGAGAGATACACTTTTAATTCGTTCAGTGGCCAAAAATGCTGAATTACCTGATCTATGGGGCCATACTAATCCCGAATACACTTGGGATTCGCCTTATAATTTTCAAAGCGATGATGTGTTTCAATTAGAATACGTTAGCGATAGTGGATATCTTATTCACGGTTTATGTGTGCACGAAAATTTGAGTTGGAGATAG
- a CDS encoding transposase has translation MPLRLIKVILDSGEIEVLATSLLDGERYPATLFKALYHLRWGVETDYRQLKQSHELQNFSGRTPQAVQQDFYSQVLLNNLASLFCASAQATVDQRHAGSKHPWKVNYTQALSRLKNTLVVLLINPLQDSLCTLLQKLARSTVAIRPGRSFPRKHRRPGTRGCEGYKRTM, from the coding sequence GTGCCGCTGCGTCTGATCAAGGTCATTCTGGACAGCGGCGAGATTGAAGTGCTGGCCACGTCACTGCTGGACGGGGAGCGCTATCCGGCTACCCTGTTCAAGGCACTTTACCACCTGCGCTGGGGTGTGGAAACCGACTATCGCCAACTCAAACAGTCGCATGAACTGCAGAACTTCAGCGGGCGCACGCCGCAGGCAGTACAGCAGGATTTTTATTCACAGGTACTGCTGAATAACCTGGCCTCCCTCTTCTGCGCCAGCGCCCAGGCCACCGTGGATCAACGGCACGCCGGCAGCAAGCACCCGTGGAAGGTCAACTACACCCAGGCCCTGTCACGTCTGAAGAACACCCTGGTAGTCCTGCTGATCAACCCGCTGCAGGATTCGCTATGCACCTTGCTGCAGAAACTGGCACGCAGCACCGTGGCGATCCGCCCGGGACGTTCGTTTCCGCGCAAGCATCGCCGTCCGGGTACGCGCGGCTGTGAAGGTTACAAGCGCACGATGTAA